A region from the Wolbachia endosymbiont (group A) of Rhinocyllus conicus genome encodes:
- a CDS encoding AAA family ATPase has product MLQNFLTIGQKIPFFSVKEYLNDRSPIPEDIISPRILTKRGLLVLGGPPKIGKSDFLISWLVHMAAGVSFLGMVSNRPLKIFYMQTEIEYEYMKERLQQLDNELLNVAANNLIITPKVHLSFNHDEISEIKEIVNERFKPDVLAIDPLRNIFSSEYGNENDNSAMLFFLQKTLEKLRSAVNPDACIVLTHHTKKLSKKMLEEDPFQGLSGAGSLRGFYSTGMVMFAHDEESSARQIVFELRNGERVPNKLVDKINGHWQLME; this is encoded by the coding sequence ATGCTACAAAACTTTTTAACTATTGGTCAAAAAATTCCTTTTTTCAGTGTGAAAGAATACTTGAACGATCGATCGCCAATACCAGAGGATATAATCTCACCAAGAATTTTAACAAAAAGAGGCTTATTGGTACTGGGTGGCCCACCTAAAATCGGCAAAAGTGACTTTTTGATTTCATGGCTCGTTCATATGGCTGCAGGTGTTTCTTTTCTTGGTATGGTTTCAAATAGACCTTTAAAAATTTTCTACATGCAAACTGAAATTGAATATGAATATATGAAAGAACGTTTGCAACAACTTGATAATGAACTTTTGAATGTAGCTGCTAACAACTTAATCATTACGCCAAAAGTGCACTTATCATTTAATCATGATGAAATAAGTGAAATTAAGGAGATTGTAAATGAACGCTTTAAACCTGATGTTTTGGCCATAGATCCATTACGTAACATCTTTAGCAGTGAATATGGGAATGAAAATGATAATAGTGCTATGCTGTTCTTTCTGCAAAAGACTCTTGAGAAGCTACGCAGTGCTGTCAATCCAGATGCTTGTATTGTACTCACTCATCATACAAAAAAATTATCGAAAAAGATGCTCGAAGAAGATCCATTTCAAGGCCTAAGTGGTGCTGGATCTTTACGTGGATTTTACAGTACTGGTATGGTGATGTTTGCTCATGATGAAGAAAGCAGTGCACGCCAGATAGTATTTGAGCTTCGCAATGGTGAACGCGTGCCAAACAAACTTGTCGATAAGATAAATGGTCATTGGCAGCTAATGGAATAG
- a CDS encoding ATP-binding protein, translating to MKIMNSNERLKVQTGIKMVIFGPYGIGKTSLLKTINEPTLCLDFEAGLLAVQDWQGDSVSIRTWNEARDIACLIGGPNPALKSDSAYSQKHYEHVSSKYKELASEFLKYRCIFIDSITVASRLCLLWAKMQPEAFSERSGKQDMRAAYGLLAQEMMAWLNQFQHIPNKDIIIVGTLGQYLDDFNRSTWLPQCEGAKTASEIPGIVDEVISMVGIKKDDGTEVRSFVCQTINSWGYPAKDRSGCLNMVEEPHLGKLLTKIKTKAFAIQPVTPNI from the coding sequence ATGAAAATAATGAACAGCAATGAACGGCTAAAAGTTCAAACAGGTATAAAAATGGTCATCTTTGGTCCTTATGGTATAGGTAAAACTAGTCTCTTAAAAACCATAAATGAACCAACACTTTGTCTTGATTTTGAGGCAGGTTTACTTGCTGTTCAAGATTGGCAAGGGGATTCTGTAAGTATTCGTACTTGGAATGAGGCAAGAGATATTGCATGTCTCATAGGTGGTCCTAATCCTGCGTTAAAATCTGACTCAGCATATAGCCAAAAACACTATGAGCATGTATCCAGTAAATACAAAGAGCTTGCTTCAGAGTTTCTCAAGTATCGATGTATTTTTATCGATAGTATTACAGTAGCCTCGCGTTTATGTCTATTGTGGGCAAAAATGCAACCTGAAGCTTTTTCTGAAAGATCAGGAAAACAAGATATGAGAGCTGCTTACGGGTTACTTGCTCAAGAGATGATGGCTTGGCTCAATCAGTTTCAACATATTCCAAATAAAGACATCATTATAGTTGGAACTCTTGGGCAATACCTTGATGATTTCAATCGCTCGACTTGGCTACCTCAATGTGAAGGTGCTAAAACCGCAAGTGAAATTCCTGGCATTGTTGATGAAGTAATTAGCATGGTTGGAATCAAGAAAGATGATGGTACAGAGGTTCGTTCATTTGTCTGTCAGACGATTAATTCTTGGGGATATCCTGCTAAAGATCGAAGTGGTTGCCTTAATATGGTTGAAGAACCGCATCTAGGAAAACTTCTTACAAAAATTAAAACTAAAGCTTTTGCAATTCAACCTGTTACGCCCAACATATAG
- a CDS encoding sigma-70 family RNA polymerase sigma factor has protein sequence MKNSYQGIDSTIVKHVRFQASRLKSKSCFINESLEDIEQELFCQVWQYLNQHDEKRSSFSTFVARLANYCARNMLRNQLCLKRNITFDDINDDIPDHRNSEIEAIIRTDINNIISTLSEKDSNLCQLLKVFTITEVSVITKIPKTTIYRTLERIRNKFSVLEKL, from the coding sequence ATGAAGAATTCTTATCAAGGAATCGATTCTACAATTGTTAAACATGTGAGATTTCAAGCTTCGCGCCTTAAATCCAAAAGCTGTTTTATTAACGAAAGTCTCGAAGATATAGAACAAGAGCTTTTTTGTCAGGTTTGGCAATATCTTAACCAGCACGATGAGAAAAGAAGTAGTTTTAGTACTTTCGTTGCTAGATTAGCTAATTATTGTGCTCGCAATATGTTACGCAATCAGTTATGTCTAAAACGTAATATAACTTTTGATGATATAAACGACGATATTCCAGATCATAGGAACTCGGAAATCGAAGCGATAATTCGCACTGACATAAATAATATAATTTCAACTTTGTCTGAAAAAGATAGTAATTTATGTCAATTACTTAAGGTATTTACTATTACTGAAGTTTCTGTAATAACCAAAATACCAAAGACAACTATCTATCGCACACTAGAACGAATACGCAATAAATTCTCAGTTTTAGAGAAGTTATAA
- a CDS encoding crossover junction endodeoxyribonuclease RuvC codes for MLTLDLGKQTGWAILTDGVIESGSKSFHGSRFSGGGMCFLSFHNWLNSLKHEFTAVYFEEVRRHLGTDAAHCYGGFLAVLSAWCEENNIPYQGVNVKTIKRFITGKGNASKSEVIEAIREKSFSPRDDNEADALALMFYISKDINKTKNP; via the coding sequence ATCTTAACACTAGATCTCGGCAAACAAACGGGCTGGGCAATTCTAACAGATGGAGTAATTGAAAGTGGAAGCAAAAGCTTTCATGGTAGCCGTTTCAGTGGAGGTGGAATGTGTTTTTTAAGTTTTCACAATTGGCTTAATTCTTTGAAACATGAGTTCACTGCAGTGTATTTTGAGGAAGTAAGAAGACATCTAGGAACTGATGCAGCGCATTGCTATGGCGGTTTTCTCGCAGTTCTGTCTGCTTGGTGTGAAGAGAACAATATTCCCTACCAAGGTGTTAATGTTAAAACTATAAAACGCTTTATAACAGGCAAAGGCAATGCAAGTAAGAGTGAAGTTATTGAAGCGATACGTGAAAAAAGTTTTTCACCTAGAGATGATAATGAGGCCGATGCTTTGGCATTAATGTTCTATATTAGTAAAGATATTAATAAGACGAAAAATCCATAA